One Pygocentrus nattereri isolate fPygNat1 chromosome 23, fPygNat1.pri, whole genome shotgun sequence genomic window carries:
- the LOC108430444 gene encoding UDP-glucuronosyltransferase 2A1-like isoform X2 yields the protein MRVIVDELVARNHSVTVLIHSASYSVNYTRKENFKYTVFKVNVEKEDAENMWQNHINVWINEAVPGIQTLLLFWNILSEIQSYLESICDGMLLNQELIASLRESHFDVLLYDPLMPCSDLLAETLGLPRVMSNRLTVAYTFERLCGQLPTPPSYVPAVAAQGHLTDHMSFLERVENVLLYVALTVVYKLQMITFDKYYTKITGKPTTLCDTLGKADIWLIRTYWDFEYPRPLLPNFKFVGGLHCKPAKPLPKEMEEFVQSSGDDGIVVFSLGSMVRNLTKQRANTIAAALGQIPQKVLWRYTGEKPDTLAPNTRLYDWIPQNDLLGHPKTKAFISHGGTNGLYEAIYHGVPMVGIPLFGDQPDNLFHMKTKGAAVMLEFNKMETKDLKDALTEVINNPSYKENMMRLSRIHHDQPMKPLDQAVFWIEFVMRNKGAKHLRVAAHDLTWYQYHCLDVAAFLLSIVALVTFIFVKSCAWLFRKCCRRTSAKSKKE from the exons ATGCGAGTAATCGTGGATGAGCTGGTCGCTCGGAATCACAGTGTGACTGTTCTCATTCACTCAGCGTCATATTCGGTCAACTACACGCGAAAGGAGAACTTCAAATACACCGTTTTTAAGGTGAACGTGGAAAAGGAAGATGCAGAGAACATGTGGCAAAACCATATTAACGTTTGGATTAACGAGGCTGTCCCTGGGATTcagactttgttgttgttttggaacATATTGTCTGAAATTCAAAGCTATCTGGAATCAATATGTGACGGGATGCTGCTCAATCAGGAGCTCATAGCTTCACTCAGGGAATCACACTTTGATGTACTTCTGTATGATCCTTTGATGCCATGCAGTGATCTACTGGCAGAGACCCTCGGCCTCCCCCGGGTGATGTCTAATAGACTGACTGTGGCATACACTTTTGAGAGATTATGCGGCCAGTTGCCAACACCACCGTCGTATGTGCCCGCTGTTGCTGCCCAAGGACATCTCACTGACCACATGAGCTTCTTAGAGCGggtagagaatgtgctgttgtaTGTTGCTCTCACAGTAGTGTACAAGCTGCAAATGATAACGTTTGATAAGTATTACACCAAAATAACAG GCAAACCCACAACGCTGTGTGACACTTTGGGAAAAGCGGACATTTGGTTAATCAGAACTTATTGGGACTTTGAGTATCCACGACCACTCCTTCCAAATTTCAAATTTGTCGGGGGGCTGCACTGCAAGCCCGCAAAGCCACTTCCAAAA GAGATGGAGGAGTTTGTTCAGAGCTCAGGGGATGATGGTATTGTGGTCTTTTCCCTGGGCTCCATGGTGAGGAACCTCACCAAACAGAGAGCCAACACCATCGCTGCAGCACTCGGGCAGATCCCACAGAAG GTCTTGTGGCGGTATACAGGAGAGAAACCAGACACTCTTGCTCCAAACACAAGACTCTATGACTGGATTCCCCAGAATGACTTACTAG GACATCCTAAAACCAAGGCCTTCATCAGTCATGGTGGGACTAATGGACTATATGAAGCTATTTACCATGGTGTCCCAATGGTGGGcattccactgtttggtgaccAGCCAGACAATCTGTTCCACATGAAGACCAAAGGAGCAGCTGTCATGCTTGAATTCAACAAAATGGAGACCAAAGACCTGAAGGACGCTCTCACCGAAGTTATTAACAATCCCTC GTACAAAGAGAACATGATGAGGCTTTCCCGAATCCACCATGACCAGCCAATGAAACCGCTGGACCAGGCTGTCTTCTGGATCGAGTTTGTGATGCGCAACAAGGGGGCCAAGCACCTGAGGGTGGCGGCCCATGACCTCACTTGGTACCAGTACCACTGCCTGGATGTCGCTGCCTTTTTGCTGTCCATAGTCGCTCTGGTCACATTCATCTTTGTGAAATCGTGTGCTTGGCTCTTCCGTAAATGTTGCAGAAGGACCTCAGCAAAGAGCAAAAAAGAGTGA
- the LOC108430394 gene encoding UDP-glucuronosyltransferase 2A1-like, whose amino-acid sequence MKDLPKERANTIAAALGQIPQKPDNLFHMKTKGAAVLLEMNKIETKDLKDALTEVITNPSYKESIMRLSRIHHDQPMKPLDQAVFWIEFVMCNKGAKHLRVAAHDLTWY is encoded by the exons A TGAAGGACCTCCCCAAAGAGAGAGCCAACACCATCGCTGCAGCACTCGGGCAGATCCCACAGAAG CCAGATAATCTGTTCCACATGAAAACCAAAGGAGCCGCTGTTTTGcttgaaatgaacaaaatagaGACCAAAGACCTGAAGGACGCTCTCACCGAAGTTATTACCAATCCATC GTACAAAGAGAGCATCATGAGGCTTTCCCGAATCCACCATGATCAGCCGATGAAGCCGCTGGACCAGGCTGTCTTCTGGATCGAGTTTGTGATGTGCAACAAGGGGGCCAAGCACCTGAGGGTGGCGGCCCATGACCTCACTTGGTACTAG
- the LOC108430444 gene encoding UDP-glucuronosyltransferase 2A1-like isoform X1: MIYRHLLPLVALLLIGSEVSLSGNILVLPGEFSHWYNMRVIVDELVARNHSVTVLIHSASYSVNYTRKENFKYTVFKVNVEKEDAENMWQNHINVWINEAVPGIQTLLLFWNILSEIQSYLESICDGMLLNQELIASLRESHFDVLLYDPLMPCSDLLAETLGLPRVMSNRLTVAYTFERLCGQLPTPPSYVPAVAAQGHLTDHMSFLERVENVLLYVALTVVYKLQMITFDKYYTKITGKPTTLCDTLGKADIWLIRTYWDFEYPRPLLPNFKFVGGLHCKPAKPLPKEMEEFVQSSGDDGIVVFSLGSMVRNLTKQRANTIAAALGQIPQKVLWRYTGEKPDTLAPNTRLYDWIPQNDLLGHPKTKAFISHGGTNGLYEAIYHGVPMVGIPLFGDQPDNLFHMKTKGAAVMLEFNKMETKDLKDALTEVINNPSYKENMMRLSRIHHDQPMKPLDQAVFWIEFVMRNKGAKHLRVAAHDLTWYQYHCLDVAAFLLSIVALVTFIFVKSCAWLFRKCCRRTSAKSKKE; the protein is encoded by the exons ATGATATACAGACATCTTCTCCCGTTGGTGGCTTTGCTACTAATCGGCTCTGAAGTCAGTCTCAGTGGTAACATACTGGTTCTTCCCGGTGAATTCAGCCACTGGTATAACATGCGAGTAATCGTGGATGAGCTGGTCGCTCGGAATCACAGTGTGACTGTTCTCATTCACTCAGCGTCATATTCGGTCAACTACACGCGAAAGGAGAACTTCAAATACACCGTTTTTAAGGTGAACGTGGAAAAGGAAGATGCAGAGAACATGTGGCAAAACCATATTAACGTTTGGATTAACGAGGCTGTCCCTGGGATTcagactttgttgttgttttggaacATATTGTCTGAAATTCAAAGCTATCTGGAATCAATATGTGACGGGATGCTGCTCAATCAGGAGCTCATAGCTTCACTCAGGGAATCACACTTTGATGTACTTCTGTATGATCCTTTGATGCCATGCAGTGATCTACTGGCAGAGACCCTCGGCCTCCCCCGGGTGATGTCTAATAGACTGACTGTGGCATACACTTTTGAGAGATTATGCGGCCAGTTGCCAACACCACCGTCGTATGTGCCCGCTGTTGCTGCCCAAGGACATCTCACTGACCACATGAGCTTCTTAGAGCGggtagagaatgtgctgttgtaTGTTGCTCTCACAGTAGTGTACAAGCTGCAAATGATAACGTTTGATAAGTATTACACCAAAATAACAG GCAAACCCACAACGCTGTGTGACACTTTGGGAAAAGCGGACATTTGGTTAATCAGAACTTATTGGGACTTTGAGTATCCACGACCACTCCTTCCAAATTTCAAATTTGTCGGGGGGCTGCACTGCAAGCCCGCAAAGCCACTTCCAAAA GAGATGGAGGAGTTTGTTCAGAGCTCAGGGGATGATGGTATTGTGGTCTTTTCCCTGGGCTCCATGGTGAGGAACCTCACCAAACAGAGAGCCAACACCATCGCTGCAGCACTCGGGCAGATCCCACAGAAG GTCTTGTGGCGGTATACAGGAGAGAAACCAGACACTCTTGCTCCAAACACAAGACTCTATGACTGGATTCCCCAGAATGACTTACTAG GACATCCTAAAACCAAGGCCTTCATCAGTCATGGTGGGACTAATGGACTATATGAAGCTATTTACCATGGTGTCCCAATGGTGGGcattccactgtttggtgaccAGCCAGACAATCTGTTCCACATGAAGACCAAAGGAGCAGCTGTCATGCTTGAATTCAACAAAATGGAGACCAAAGACCTGAAGGACGCTCTCACCGAAGTTATTAACAATCCCTC GTACAAAGAGAACATGATGAGGCTTTCCCGAATCCACCATGACCAGCCAATGAAACCGCTGGACCAGGCTGTCTTCTGGATCGAGTTTGTGATGCGCAACAAGGGGGCCAAGCACCTGAGGGTGGCGGCCCATGACCTCACTTGGTACCAGTACCACTGCCTGGATGTCGCTGCCTTTTTGCTGTCCATAGTCGCTCTGGTCACATTCATCTTTGTGAAATCGTGTGCTTGGCTCTTCCGTAAATGTTGCAGAAGGACCTCAGCAAAGAGCAAAAAAGAGTGA
- the LOC108430445 gene encoding UDP-glucuronosyltransferase 2C1-like isoform X2, with translation MIYRHLLPLVALLLIGSEISLSGNILVLPGEFSHWYNMRVIVDELVARNHSVTVLIHSASPSINFKQKENFKYIVFKVSIDKQHAEVLWQNMVNVSLNDTMTGIETLLFFWNMLSDFEEYLGSICEGMLLNQELIASLRESHFDVLLFDPVMPCSDLLAETLGLPLVMSFRLSFGYTFERLCGQLPTPPSYVPAAATQGHLNDHMNFIERVENVLLYVAATAVSKLQMMMFDKYYTKITGKPRTVCDTLGKVDIWLIRTYWDFEYPRPLLPSLKFVGGLQCKPAKPLPKEMEEFVQSSGDDGIVVFSLGSMVKTLSKQRANTIAAALGQIPQKVLWRYTGEKPDTLAPNTRLYDWIPQNDLLGHPKTKAFISHGGTNGIYEAIYHGVPVVGIPLFGDQSDNLFHMKTKGAAVMLEFNKMETKDLKDALTEVINNPSYKESIMRLSRIHHDQPMKPLDEAVFWIEFVMRNKGAKHLRVAAHDLTWYQYYCLDVAAFLLSIVALVTFIFVKSCAWLFRKCCRRTSAKSKKE, from the exons ATGATATACAGGCATCTCCTCCCGTTGGTGGCTTTGCTACTAATCGGCTCTGAAATCAGTCTCAGTGGTAACATACTGGTTCTTCCCGGTGAATTCAGCCACTGGTACAACATGCGAGTAATCGTGGACGAGCTGGTCGCTCGGAATCACAGTGTAACTGTTCTCATTCACTCAGCATCGCCTTCGATCAACTTCAAGCAAAAGGAGAACttcaaatacattgtttttaagGTCAGCATAGACAAACAGCATGCAGAGGTCTTGTGGCAGAACATGGTTAACGTTTCGTTGAACGACACCATGACCGGGATTGAGACTCTGTTGTTTTTCTGGAACATGCTGTCTGACTTTGAGGAATATCTCGGATCAATATGTGAAGGAATGCTGCTCAATCAGGAGCTCATAGCTTCACTCAGGGAATCACACTTTGATGTACTTCTATTTGATCCTGTGATGCCATGCAGTGATCTACTGGCAGAGACCCTCGGCCTCCCCCTGGTCATGTCTTTTAGACTGTCTTTCGGATACACTTTTGAGAGACTGTGCGGTCAGTTGCCAACTCCACCGTCATATGTGCCCGCTGCTGCCACCCAAGGGCATCTCAATGACCACATGAACTTCATAGAGCGggtagagaatgtgctgttgtaTGTTGCTGCCACAGCAGTAAGCAAACTGCAAATGATGATGTTTGATAAGTATTACACCAAAATTACAG GCAAACCCAGAACAGTGTGTGACACTTTGGGAAAAGTGGACATCTGGTTAATCAGAACTTACTGGGACTTTGAGTATCCACGACCGCTCCTGCCGAGCTTGAAATTTGTTGGGGGGCTGCAGTGCAAGCCTGCGAAGCCACTTCCAAAA GAGATGGAGGAGTTTGTTCAGAGCTCAGGGGATGATGGCATTGTGGTGTTTTCCTTGGGCTCCATGGTGAAGACCCTCTCCAAACAAAGAGCCAACACCATCGCTGCAGCACTCGGACAGATCCCACAAAAG GTCTTGTGGCGGTATACGGGAGAGAAACCAGACACTCTTGCTCCAAACACAAGACTCTATGACTGGATTCCCCAGAATGATTTACTAG GACATCCTAAAACCAAGGCCTTCATCAGTCATGGTGGGACTAATGGAATTTATGAAGCTATTTACCATGGTGTCCCAGTGGTGGGcattccactgtttggtgaccAGTCAGACAATCTGTTCCACATGAAGACCAAAGGAGCAGCTGTCATGCTTGAATTCAACAAAATGGAGACCAAAGACCTGAAGGACGCTCTCACCGAAGTTATTAACAATCCCTC GTACAAAGAGAGCATCATGAGGCTTTCCCGAATCCACCATGATCAGCCGATGAAGCCGCTGGACGAGGCTGTCTTCTGGATCGAGTTTGTGATGCGCAACAAGGGGGCCAAGCACCTGAGGGTGGCAGCCCATGACCTCACTTGGTACCAGTACTACTGCCTGGATGTCGCTGCCTTTTTGCTGTCCATAGTCGCTCTGGTCACATTCATCTTTGTGAAATCGTGTGCTTGGCTCTTCCGTAA ATGTTGCAGAAGGACCTCAGCAAAGAGCAAAAAAGAGTGA
- the LOC108430445 gene encoding UDP-glucuronosyltransferase 2C1-like isoform X1 produces the protein MIYRHLLPLVALLLIGSEISLSGNILVLPGEFSHWYNMRVIVDELVARNHSVTVLIHSASPSINFKQKENFKYIVFKVSIDKQHAEVLWQNMVNVSLNDTMTGIETLLFFWNMLSDFEEYLGSICEGMLLNQELIASLRESHFDVLLFDPVMPCSDLLAETLGLPLVMSFRLSFGYTFERLCGQLPTPPSYVPAAATQGHLNDHMNFIERVENVLLYVAATAVSKLQMMMFDKYYTKITGKPRTVCDTLGKVDIWLIRTYWDFEYPRPLLPSLKFVGGLQCKPAKPLPKEMEEFVQSSGDDGIVVFSLGSMVKTLSKQRANTIAAALGQIPQKVLWRYTGEKPDTLAPNTRLYDWIPQNDLLGHPKTKAFISHGGTNGIYEAIYHGVPVVGIPLFGDQSDNLFHMKTKGAAVMLEFNKMETKDLKDALTEVINNPSYKESIMRLSRIHHDQPMKPLDEAVFWIEFVMRNKGAKHLRVAAHDLTWYQYYCLDVAAFLLSIVALVTFIFVKSCAWLFRKCCRRTSAKSKKE, from the exons ATGATATACAGGCATCTCCTCCCGTTGGTGGCTTTGCTACTAATCGGCTCTGAAATCAGTCTCAGTGGTAACATACTGGTTCTTCCCGGTGAATTCAGCCACTGGTACAACATGCGAGTAATCGTGGACGAGCTGGTCGCTCGGAATCACAGTGTAACTGTTCTCATTCACTCAGCATCGCCTTCGATCAACTTCAAGCAAAAGGAGAACttcaaatacattgtttttaagGTCAGCATAGACAAACAGCATGCAGAGGTCTTGTGGCAGAACATGGTTAACGTTTCGTTGAACGACACCATGACCGGGATTGAGACTCTGTTGTTTTTCTGGAACATGCTGTCTGACTTTGAGGAATATCTCGGATCAATATGTGAAGGAATGCTGCTCAATCAGGAGCTCATAGCTTCACTCAGGGAATCACACTTTGATGTACTTCTATTTGATCCTGTGATGCCATGCAGTGATCTACTGGCAGAGACCCTCGGCCTCCCCCTGGTCATGTCTTTTAGACTGTCTTTCGGATACACTTTTGAGAGACTGTGCGGTCAGTTGCCAACTCCACCGTCATATGTGCCCGCTGCTGCCACCCAAGGGCATCTCAATGACCACATGAACTTCATAGAGCGggtagagaatgtgctgttgtaTGTTGCTGCCACAGCAGTAAGCAAACTGCAAATGATGATGTTTGATAAGTATTACACCAAAATTACAG GCAAACCCAGAACAGTGTGTGACACTTTGGGAAAAGTGGACATCTGGTTAATCAGAACTTACTGGGACTTTGAGTATCCACGACCGCTCCTGCCGAGCTTGAAATTTGTTGGGGGGCTGCAGTGCAAGCCTGCGAAGCCACTTCCAAAA GAGATGGAGGAGTTTGTTCAGAGCTCAGGGGATGATGGCATTGTGGTGTTTTCCTTGGGCTCCATGGTGAAGACCCTCTCCAAACAAAGAGCCAACACCATCGCTGCAGCACTCGGACAGATCCCACAAAAG GTCTTGTGGCGGTATACGGGAGAGAAACCAGACACTCTTGCTCCAAACACAAGACTCTATGACTGGATTCCCCAGAATGATTTACTAG GACATCCTAAAACCAAGGCCTTCATCAGTCATGGTGGGACTAATGGAATTTATGAAGCTATTTACCATGGTGTCCCAGTGGTGGGcattccactgtttggtgaccAGTCAGACAATCTGTTCCACATGAAGACCAAAGGAGCAGCTGTCATGCTTGAATTCAACAAAATGGAGACCAAAGACCTGAAGGACGCTCTCACCGAAGTTATTAACAATCCCTC GTACAAAGAGAGCATCATGAGGCTTTCCCGAATCCACCATGATCAGCCGATGAAGCCGCTGGACGAGGCTGTCTTCTGGATCGAGTTTGTGATGCGCAACAAGGGGGCCAAGCACCTGAGGGTGGCAGCCCATGACCTCACTTGGTACCAGTACTACTGCCTGGATGTCGCTGCCTTTTTGCTGTCCATAGTCGCTCTGGTCACATTCATCTTTGTGAAATCGTGTGCTTGGCTCTTCCGTAAATGTTGCAGAAGGACCTCAGCAAAGAGCAAAAAAGAGTGA